In the genome of Erpetoichthys calabaricus chromosome 18, fErpCal1.3, whole genome shotgun sequence, the window GTGGTTTAGTCCTCAATTCTGAATCCTAGGTGGTCTAAACAGTTCACTTTATTTGCTTTTCCTTCAgttctgggggaataaaaaaaccAAAGCTTTGTGTATGTTAACCAgtttctttgtttcatttatgtAGGTCCCCCAACTCAGGTCCCCAGCAGTTTACCACAGACTCTCCAGCACAGTGCTGCAGCCAGAACTGCCCCGGCTCTTGCTCCACAGAGACACAGTCAAGGAAGTGCCTCACCAGTGGGACTTGCAAAATGGTTTGGTTCAGATGTCCTTCAGCAGCCACTGCCCTCTATGCCAGCAAAGGTCATTAGTGTGGATGAACTGGAATTCAGGCCATGAAGAATTGGAAGGAAGGGTGGGATGAGATTGGTAACATTTTCTTTATGGGTGTGATTTACTTTTCCCTTTGGTTTATATGGCATGGCTTTGTAAAATGATGCCAAATAGAAAATACTAATTCTTTCCCATCGTAAGCTGTTGTCTGAGCAAGGGCCTAAAAGAAAGTCTCTTTAAGGGtggactgtttatttttgtactactgtagaatttaaatgtttttgagggTTGAGGGTGGGAAAGAAGGGGTtgggcttttttgtttttttcctccttgTAGTAAAATGTATAGGCCCATAATGTACAGActgtaaagtaatttttttcatcttgtacAGAAACATCTATCAAGGTTTTGGAAAAGTGTATATAAATATGGGGAGTCTAAGAACTAAAAGTGTCTGGCAGTTGCTGCTTACAGCTTCTTGCTTAACTTTCTCATGTTGTAAGTACAAATACCACCTTCTTCCTCTtatgtatatagtttttttttttgttttttttttgtagatatttttttttttcttcccattttGATTGTGGCGTGTCAAAGCTGTTTACCATGGGTTTCAAGTAAAATGGTGGTTTTTCCAGAGCTCTTCATAAATGGCCATTATTCAAAGCTTAATCAGTTTAGGGTGTCATTTGGGGCACATTTTCTATAAACAATACTGAGGTTGGAGTAACTCATTGCATCCTTAGAGGAATTCACTTTGaccgtgttttttgtttttttttcctccccgtTTTCAAATAAATGTATGATGGCTCTGCCCCGCTCCTGCTCCCTACAACTCGGGCtaaggcaagatatttttttttttttttttttttactttatatctgTATAAACAAACACTTGTGTATTTCTTTCACATGCCCTCCTTGTTCTCAATTACACTGGGAAAATTACTTTGTTGTAATTTGATTTCCATGTTTAGGGAAATTGTTCAAAAAATGGtgctgtttaaaaagaaaaaatgaacacaacACCAGAAATAAATTTATTAGTCACAGACTTTGTTTGCTTGTTCTGTTAGGCTTCTATGTCTGTTCTGTTCCATGTAATCTATACTGTGTTAATGTAGTAGTACCCCTGCTACATGCCTGCTGTTCtttccagtgaagctgggagttgttaaaaacatttcattttattaagctgCTAGACATTCAGGGTGGAGCACTgctaatatacaatataaatatgtaagcctCTTCCAATACCAAAACTGAGGATAAGGTTTTAAATGTAAATGCTGGAGCAAAAGATGTTTTGGCAAATAAAGAGTAACTGTTCAACTTGTCTGGTTTTAAATGTAAATGCTGGAGCAAAAGATGTTTTGGCAAATAAAGAGTAACTGTTCAACTTGTCTGGTTAGCTGATGGCCAGGTTGGCCCAGTATCTCATTCGGCtacatttttaaaggttgtcaaggtttccatTTTAACTTTTTCATGCAGTAGTTTGTTGCAGATTCCACAACTCCTTGGAGCCAGGGAGCTGCCCTTTATTCTTAAACACAATGGTGTCTTAAAGTACAAGATTTACTAAACTATTGATGCATTTGAGAAgattttcattctctgttaagGAATTGGACTGAAGACTAAAAACATTTACCAGCGTAAGCAATGACCCTTAAATTCCACCATTGGGTGGCTTTTTCATTCAGCTTTGTTTGAGATTGCTCCAGAATTCTGACAGGGGAATGACCGAGAATTGCATTTCCAAGTTTCCATCATTGGCTAGCTCAATTCATTTCTCTTGTGGCCTCAAATCAAGATTATCCTCTTCAGGTCTGAACTTAAATGGACTTCTGGCCCATTTAAATGACTGGCCAGCACCAGGAAATTGTCGCTGAATTATTCCTAGAGGTGTGTCGGATGTTGACAATATTAGAGGCAGGAGTCTGTTTTCAGGCAAATTGGACGTTTCATGCTCCTGGTGAAGGAGCGGGAACATTACTTCGTCTAGCTCCTCTTCCCAAACTATtcgcaatagtttttttttttatatttatatatatatataatatatatatatatatatatatatatatatatatatatatatatatatatatatatatatataataatcttgCGAATTTTGTATGCTGAGATGTTCCTATTCAAGCCATTGATATACAGTAGGTCCGCCAAATACGGAAGCTTCAGAACCCACGAGAAGTGTCTAACTGCAGTCAGaacagttttaggcctcggacaCTGCAAGGTCCATAAATCGACGCCCCCTGCTGGTGCCCCTCCCCTGTTTCGCTGGTGAACTGACGCCTACATGCCCCTCGCGACGACTTCAATTCCTTTTAGTTCCTGCTCTCAAAcgtgtattcagcatttattaaattaatcatCGATGTCTCCCAGTTCTGCATCCGAAGCAATTGTTTTGGTGTCATATATTAGATTGAataaaaatcttaacattttctattttatattatacGCTTTATATCTGCTTTTGTCAAGTCTCATTCATGAGACTGTACTTCTTAAAAACCACGTTAGTTATATGCTGCACTCGAAACGAGTAGTGGCTCTGTGGTTCAGGAGCTACACTGCTACGCAGAAGGTTGACCTCATATAAAAAATGTtaaggaagaagacgaagaataAATTCAATGTTGTGCTATATACGAACATGTAGTGTTAGTCGTTGGGACTAAGAATCGAAAAAATCATATTTGTGTAAACAGTCAAAATATGCAATACTACGCGCCGGACGCTTAGGAGCTAGCGGTCTGTCTTTGTGGTCCTGTTCTATCATTAGTACTGTATTACTGGTGTACAcgttgttaatatttatattaacgaAGCATGAATTGTGGCGGAGTTTATGCGCCAGAGGAATTACGCACTCGCCCTCAGAAGCACGAAGAGGTACAAAGTACAGTAGTCGTCTGAGTCGCCCAGCTGTTCTTTTTAGCCGAGCGGCTATGGGGATGGTTCGCGACCTCGCAGCAAGTACGAAGAGGCGTTTATTACATTAGCCCGATCGTTTAACCTGGTGCAGCTTTTTATGTTTGCAATATTTTTTACCCGTTCAATTTGCCACCATTACTATAGTACATTTAGGGAAAAAGTGTACCGCTAACACGGGGGTGGGGGGCGTGGAAAGTGGGTGGGAGCAAAAGATGCAGCTGACAGGGGCGTCATCTTACAGACCTCCGACTGTCTCAGGGGGCTGAatctgtccgaggcctaaaactgtcctgacggCTGTTGCACTTTATTGGAACCTACGGCAGGTTGTCAAAACAGCTATCAAACTTGGAATTGTTAGACGAGAGAAATTCACGCAGCCCTTTGCGATGATCAAACAAGGCGCGACACAGCCATCGGACTTCCGAGTGCAGCAGATGTCTTTCAAAACGGGCGCTCATGTCATTGCACAATATTGGAATAAGCCTGTGTTCAAGGGGACGCGCTTTGATACTACAACGCCTTGAAGCACTTGTTGCAATTGGTCCTCAATTCTTTTGGCGACAAGCGCTTCTCTGTGAAGCGGGCAACGTGTATGCGATAAGACTAGTCAATTCAATTTGCAGCATGAACGCgtccaaaatttgaaaaatatccgGACCTGTTgtcttcccctgaatttctttgcaGAATAAAAGCTACTCAAACTTTACAACTCCAATAAATCTGCCATAAATAAGATGTACTGCGTGAGTTAGTCTGTGCTTTCGTCCAACTGCAACGCAAACCAACGGCTTTTTTATACCTCATCCAATAATTGGTGTGTTGCATCCTCGGCCATTGCAGATAAGTCTATATACAGCGCTGTCTGACAAAGGGACATTGCTGTGTGAGGAAGCTGCCCGTAAAATTGACCATTCCCGAAGTATGTCTTTGGTAACTGCTAATAGCAGATCTTCTCTAACGGGGTGAGCTTTACTCGCACAGGCAATGCGATCCGACGCCAAAAAAGACGGCttcagtcagggccggatttatatgaaaagaggccctaggctattccacttatgaggccctttcaccttccatttttaagtttgtaaattacatgagagataataattttgctaacaatttgaatgtaggccccacttgatcttgaggccctaggctgaagcctagttagcctataggaaaatccggccctggcttcAGTGCCCTCTCTGAACCTATTCTTCGCTAGGTGAAAGTTGCCGGTTTGTTGCACAAGCAGTGTGGCCTTCCTTTGGAAAAAGTCAACGTGTTTTCCTGCCTCTGCGAAATGCTTTTGTTCAAGATGTCTTTTCATTTTAGACGGCTTTTGGTTGTCAGCCATTGGTTTAACAGAATTTCCGTCTTTTTCCATAGCCAGCAGAAATCTGAACTCTACGAATTAATTCGTACTTTCTAGATTTAGCTTTTCCTTTAGAATATGAGAATTTGATGAATTTCAAGCATGGGTTATATTCGAAatgtttcactttaaaaaaacaaaacagtccaCCGTTACCGCTGTGTTAGCAGTTCTTCGCTACAATGCTACGTGTGTACGTCTACGGCAGGGGTCCTCCATCACAGtttgagggccgcagtggctgcagctttttgttttaaggtgtcctcacaggtggcgcagtggtagtgctgctgccttgcagtaaggagactgtggaagattgtgggttcgcttctcggttcctccctgtgtggatagcgctttgagtactgagaaaagcgctatataaatgtaatgaattattattattattgccaataatttaatttcatggcttgttagtgctttaactctgctatatcAGGTAATTcttatccttagaaagggaaagaaaatccaggatataccatccaaatgatttgaaggctaaaatggatgagtaattctcaatccttcactttttcctcttcaatttccttccaagtatttaatttaacccaatagtgcatgattacacacagatgtaaatggtaacaagctaaatggagaaatgctggcctCTTGTCAGTTGCATGTTATTTCtaattaggaacaattaaaaGCCAGGAAtttggctgtttaagactaaaataagcaagaagagttcaaaatcttaataagcaagacaactaaagtgaaacagaattgttacttgagcaataggtgcttcttattaagcaattgggtggagcaaaaacctgcagccagcgcgctcctccaggaccgtgattgaggacccctggtctacggTCTTCGACTAGCCTTTGAAAAACGGGCGTAATTGTCAAGCACACTAACGGATTGATGATCATTGAAATGCTGGCTTAACCAACAGGGTCTCCACATAACTAACGCATTCAAGGGATTGAATCCTGTAAGTCAGTGGCTCCTGACTCTACATGGGGTGCATTAAAGTACTCTtagccaaacccccccccccccccccacgcgtTCAATCAATTCTCAAGATTGTCCAGATCTCTgaattttaagtttatttctttCCAATGAGTTCTTGACCTTTCTACCttctctaaaaaataaatcttgcagaCTGAGGTTATTTTAAGCAGTGCTGGTTAACTTGTCTGTAATActaaacatttattttccatactCTACAAATTCCAcctactgtaatgtaaaatacacagtatttatattgttcattttatttatacatggCAGGTACACGGGTTTAAAGAAACTGTTAGCAAGACTGCCAATAATACTTTAAACAGAAAGTAGGCATTTGTCCAGACTTGAAGTTGCATGTCTGCATTTCAGAATCTCGCTTTGATCTCCATAGCAATAAACTTTAGGTAGCCATTCCCATCACTGTTACGGATGTAGGGATGAATAGGGTCCGAGGTGAAAGCATTAATGACAAACTTTGTAGTTAATTGGCTCACTTTTTGACAATCTGAATAACATCTTCATCCTCCAGAACATGGTCCTTACCCACTTTCTGTGGGTTGTGCTTTACTGATGAACCCCAGACCAGTGCACTAAAGAGAGCAGTGGAGACAAAAGGGGAGTGTTTACTTCTGTTAAATATTCGTGTAAGCCTTCAAGACATGCTAAATAGTTGACAAAACAGGCGATGGGTTCATTATCGTCATGCTTTCAAAAACTCAATATCACAAATTTTGAAAGCTTAACATGTTTGAGTAatcttgttaataattaaaaaaaaaaaacttactatttaAATTCTTTGATGAGATTCTTGTGAATCTTTGCACAGAAATCCTCTGCTGCAGTCCTGTCTACTGGCAAGACAACTGGGGCTGTGTAGTCTGGTAGTTGGCCTTTTGGCTTTGTGTATCTGAATTTAAGAGCAAGAGGTCAGAAACATCAGTCAATATGTCCATAAAGACTGCTTACCAAAACAAACATTTCACTCTTATTTTCAGCTAGCTGTTTAACATGATTTATATGTAGTTTTAGAATCAAAACAACTTACATTCTTACAAGTTTAAGGTAATCCCAGATTCTTTCTAAAAGATCGTCAAAGTTCCAGCGATGGTGGGCAGAAAttggtacacagtgtggtactTTGTAGATAATATCCAGCTCTTCAATTGAAATTTGATCAATTTTATTTAACACATAAATACAGGGGATGAACACTCTataaaatgggggaaaaaaaaaaaacagattagctTGTTTTAAGTGAGGGGTGGAGGATACAAAAACTCTGCTTACTTACCTGTTTCCCTCTACAACATCAATGAGGTCATCAGCAGTTGAATCACTGCGCAGAGTGACATCAGCATTATGAATTTTATATTCGGCAAGGATACTCTTCACGGTCTCCAAATCCAATTCACTCTGAGCACACTAGTCGAGACAGAGAGAGGCTATTAATACCTTTTAACATGGCATCAGCAGGCTCACCCACCTACACTGGAGGTCAATACGGCTCATTTAAGTGCTGATTAGAATCAGGGATAGGACACATCACCAAGAGTGTCCACCATTACCAGAGCCAAAATAAGTGGATAGCCAAGTTTAGCAATTATTGCATTTCTAAAATAAGGTACGGTGATCTTATAGGACTCTTGCCAAAACATGAATGCCCTGAACTTACTTGGACATGAAAGAATGATACGATTTCATGGGGCAGCACCTGCTCTTcagtatgtcttttttttgtggcAAAACTGAGCATTAATGATATGAATATTAGAATTTTACTTGGATGCCAATGATATCAAAGAAAAAATTGAAGATTAGGATATTAAAACCTCTTTGGAGATTAGACTAGGCTGTTTAGCTTTACTGATGGGACAAGTACAgtgtatatatgtttaaaaacaaagtgaTGGCTGTCCTACGTTTCTCCTGCTTACCGTAGCAGTGAGGTTGATGCCTCCTTTATCTTTCCGCTTGAAACCAATATTTGGGGGTTGCTTATTGAGACGAATACCAAAGCCTTCCAACTCATGTTCAATAAGCTTCTTGTGCCCAAGTGGTTTCAGTACATCCAGTACAATCAGAATTAAATTACAAGTCCGAGCAACTGGGagtaaaaaaagaacaacaacaatcaACTACAAAACGCAGATGGAGAGAAAAACTCTCTACGCAGccgttaaaaaaaaacacattcacccTTAGTGCATTCGAAGATGATGACATGTTAGCCATCTGTGCACACTCCACTCGTAGCTGATAACGGGGGTGAGATTAAGAGGTTAGAAAGGTGGCAATACTTTATATGGGCTATAATTCTCAATATAAAACATGCTCTGCTATAACTAAGTGTAATTCTAACTTAAAGTACACTGAAATTATCCTGTACATGGAGATACTGGAGAAAGACTATATGGCACGTGTCACacaggaaaactgaaaaaagacaaTTGAAGGTAACCATCATGTGGATATGCTATGAACATAGCCTGATCCTTAACAAGACACAAAtagtggaatatatatatatatatatatatatgtacagtagtctctcgcttatccgacagataagcgaaaatgtcggattaatgggaggtgttaagaaaaagcctattaaacatcaaactatgttataattttacacattacgaacctaataatcatgttttacaacagaaacaattaactgaaaaaatgaacttacagaattgtctgaagttaaatacagtatgtactgtacttaaagttcagtcctgtgacgatttaaagaaatttttgatcGTAGTCTGCTTTCCTGATGAGTGCCGTTTCTTTGCTGCCAAGTCTTGCCATCTTTGCAGCATCATTATGTCGATTCCTGTAGCTTCTTGTTGCTCAATGTATTGAATTGCAGTTTCTACAGCCTTAACTCCGTATACtctttactacagcattgtgactgcgtgtgtgtgtgtgtgtttgtgctgtgacatgcgagtcccccatcttgcacccgaaaacacgaagctgagtctcagtactttagcaacacaattTAACATGAATAAATCAGTTTGAAACAGCAACAGatcggttatttattgtagcgggatctgccactctgcta includes:
- the drg1 gene encoding developmentally-regulated GTP-binding protein 1 — its product is MSLLAKIAEIEAEMARTQKNKATAHHLGLLKARLAKLRRELITPKGGGGGGPGEGFDVAKTGDARIGFVGFPSVGKSTLLSNLAGVYSEVAAYEFTTLTTVPGVIRYKGAKIQLLDLPGIIEGAKDGKGRGRQVIAVARTCNLILIVLDVLKPLGHKKLIEHELEGFGIRLNKQPPNIGFKRKDKGGINLTATCAQSELDLETVKSILAEYKIHNADVTLRSDSTADDLIDVVEGNRVFIPCIYVLNKIDQISIEELDIIYKVPHCVPISAHHRWNFDDLLERIWDYLKLVRIYTKPKGQLPDYTAPVVLPVDRTAAEDFCAKIHKNLIKEFKYALVWGSSVKHNPQKVGKDHVLEDEDVIQIVKK